From Nicotiana tabacum cultivar K326 chromosome 22, ASM71507v2, whole genome shotgun sequence, one genomic window encodes:
- the LOC107815100 gene encoding protein TOC75-3, chloroplastic-like, with protein sequence MASIAAPGLALSVHRSHRRLTPATATTTTAASVPSLTIKSKHPTFPSSLNPKPSSSSPRNNFDILGSKKLQNVIKTTAVIGCGLYALSNGVSNAQLSGNGGGGSSGGSGGGGGGGGGGGGRDSFWSKIFSPAAIAGEEESQEWDSHGLPANIVVQLNKLSGFKKYKVSDIMFLDRRRGSTVGTEDSFFEMVSLRPNGVYTKAQLTKELETLATSGMFEKVDLDAKTNPDGTVGVTISFLESTWQSADRFRCINVGLMPQSKPIEMDPDMTEKEKLEYYRSQEKDYRRRIERSRPCLLPPPVQREILQMLREQGAVSARLLQKIRDRVQQWYHENGYACAQVVNFGNLNTKEVVCEVVEGDITQMVVQFQDKLGNVCEGNTQYPVVRRELPRQLRQGQVFNIEAGKQALRNINSLALFSNIEVNPRPDEKNEGGIIVEIKLKELEQKSAEVSTEWSIVPGRGGRPTLASIQPGGTVSFEHRNLKGLNRSILGSVTTSNFLNPQDDLAFKLEYVHPYLDGVYNSRNRTLKASCFNSRKLSPVFTGGPGVDEVPPIWVDRAGLKANITENFTRQSKFTYGLVMEEITTRDESSHISSRGQRVLPSGGISADGPPTTLSETGIDRMAFLQANITRDNTKFINGTIVGERNVFQVDQGLGIGSKFPFFNRHQLTMTRFVQLKQVEEGVGKAPPPVLVLHGHYGGCVGDLPSYDAFTLGGPYSVRGYNMGEIGAARNILELAAELRIPVRNTHVYAFAEHGNDLGSSKDVKGNPTEVYRRMGHGSSYGVGVKLGLVRAEYAVDHNSGTGAIFFRFGERF encoded by the exons ATGGCGTCCATCGCCGCTCCTGGTCTCGCACTTTCCGTCCACCGTTCACACCGCCGGCTCACTCCTGCCACCGCAACCACCACCACTGCTGCCTCTGTCCCTTCACTTACAATCAAATCCAAGCATCCTACATTCCCTTCctccctaaaccctaaaccctcaTCCTCGAGCCCTCGCAATAATTTTGACATTTTGGGCTCGAAAAAGCTCCAAAATGTCATAAAAACCACCGCCGTCATTGGCTGTGGTCTCTACGCGCTCTCCAACGGCGTGTCCAACGCTCAACTCAGCGGAAACGGTGGCGGCGGATCCTCCGGTGGTTCTGGTGGTGGTGGAGGTGgaggcggcggcggcggcggcagAGATAGCTTCTGGTCGAAGATTTTCTCTCCGGCAGCTATTGCCGGAGAAGAAGAATCACAGGAATGGGATTCTCACGGCTTGCCGGCGAATATTGTGGTACAACTGAACAAACTAAGtgggttcaagaagtacaaggtATCTGACATCATGTTCCTCGACCGCCGCCGCGGGTCAACGGTAGGGACGGAAGATTCCTTCTTCGAAATGGTGTCTCTACGGCCAAATGGTGTCTACACGAAGGCGCAGCTCACTAAAGAGCTGGAAACCCTAGCTACCAGTGGAATGTTCGAGAAAGTTGATCTAGATGCAAAAACAAACCCTGATGGAACAGTCGGGGTTACGATATCCTTTTTAGAAAGCACGTGGCAGTCAGCTGATAGATTTAGGTGTATCAATGTGGGCCTAATGCCACAGTCTAAGCCCATTGAAATGGATCCAGACATGACTGAGAAGGAGAAATTGGAGTATTACAGGAGCCAGGAGAAGGATTATAGGAGGAGGATTGAAAGGTCAAGGCCATGTTTGTTGCCGCCACCCGTGCAAAGGGAGATTTTGCAGATGTTGAGGGAGCAAGGGGCAGTTAGTGCTAGGTTGTTGCAGAAGATTAGGGATAGAGTGCAGCAGTGGTATCATGAGAATGGTTACGCATGCGCCCAAGTTgtgaattttgggaatttgaataCGAAGGAGGTGGTTTGTGAGGTGGTGGAAGGGGATATTACTCAAATGGTTGTTCAGTTTCAGGATAAGCTGGGAAATGTATGTGAGGGAAACACTCAATATCCGGTTGTCCGGAGAGAATTGCCTAGGCAG CTTCGTCAAGGACAAGTTTTCAACATTGAAGCTGGAAAACAGGCTTTGAGAAATATAAATTCTCTAGCTCTCTTCTCTAATATTGAAGTCAACCCTCGCCCAGATGAAAAGAATGAGGGAGGGATAATTGTTGAAATTAAGCTCAAGGAATTGGAACAGAAGTCAGCTGAAGTCAGTACTGAATGGAGCATCGTCCCTGGACGTGGAGGTCGCCCCACATTG GCTTCAATTCAACCTGGTGGAACTGTTTCCTTTGAGCATCGGAATCTTAAGGGGCTCAATCGGTCAATTCTTGGTTCTGTGACTACCAGTAACTTCCTCAATCCTCAG GATGATCTTGCTTTTAAGTTAGAGTATGTTCATCCGTATTTAGATGGTGTTTACAATTCGCGAAACCGCACGCTCAAAGCTAGCTGCTTCAACAGCAGAAAGTTGAGTCCTGTCTTTACTGGGGGCCCTGGAGTAGATGAAGTCCCTCCTATATGGGTTGATCGTGCTGGACTTAAAGCCAACATTACTGAG AATTTCACTCGTCAGAGTAAATTCACCTACGGACTAGTGATGGAAGAGATAACAACACGCGATGAAAGCAGCCATATTTCTTCTCGTGGACAGAGAGTATTGCCTAGTGGTGGAATTAGTGCAGATGGACCTCCCACAACGCTTAGTGAAACTGGCATTGACCGCATGGCATTTTTACAAGCTAACATCACACGAGATAACACCAAATTCATAAATGGGACAATTGTTGGTGAGAGGAATGTCTTCCAG GTTGATCAAGGACTTGGAATTGGCAGTAAGTTCCCATTCTTTAACCGCCACCAGCTGACAATGACCCGATTTGTTCAGCTGAAGCAAGTAGAAGAAGGTGTTGGTAAGGCTCCACCACCTGTCCTAGTCCTCCATGGCCACTATGGTGGATGTGTTGGAGACCTTCCCAGTTATGATGCTTTTACACTTGGGGGACCTTATTCAGTGAGGGGCTACAATATGGGAGAGATTGGTGCAGCTAGAAATATACTGGAG CTGGCCGCTGAACTGCGGATACCTGTGAGAAACACACATGTTTATGCATTTGCAGAACATGGAAATGATCTTGGGAGTTCAAAAGATGTCAAAGGAAACCCAACAGAGGTTTATAGGCGGATGGGTCATGGCTCCTCGTATGGAGTTGGTGTGAAACTAGGTTTAGTACGAGCAGAATATGCTGTTGACCACAATTCTGGGACTGGAGCAATATTCTTCCGTTTTGGAGAGAGATTCTAG
- the LOC107815098 gene encoding uncharacterized protein LOC107815098 encodes MAQLDPLQKISQTSKTPKSNSPTFEQFLHGNERSWSTNTSPTAYDQEEYTPTHGKKSVITKVKEKAKKLKYSLNGKKKLHENDVHDDNSTPSWSVTLDDEDEEDGDPEYLGAPMYESELAPEAYKEAARQHPRADPVVSEKHVVPTSIKHEVIEQDNKETVPDSPSKTITETVTEKLAPAYAAVSDATHAIASKFSGLTLTNSNEQESGNQHAAPKTGHFAESNVNKLGQNASGISSPGKWDKGVSVKEYFVEKFEPGEGERSLSQIITEAMSPRQAASGDKGIVEKMKGAVTSFIRTDDSPKSTENSIKSSAPNNPISTTATFSPKSPSLSSKNIVISTNDNLPQDNPIAMPHKSPNETAASLSHIPEFHSASSSPLIPISTSVHEVVEEQSHGRILQPN; translated from the exons ATGGCTCAACTTGATCCGTTACAAAAAATTTCACAGACATCCAAAACTCCCAAGTCAAATTCACCAACTTTTGAACAATTCTTACATG GAAATGAAAGGAGTTGGTCAACAAATACCTCCCCAACAGCTTATGATCAAGAAGAATATACACCAACTCATGGCAAGAAATCAGTTATCACCAAAGTGAAGGAAAAGGCAAAGAAACTCAAATACAGTTTAAATGGCAAGAAGAAGCTGCATGAAAATGATGTCCACGACGATAACAGTACACCTTCTTGGAGCGTTACTTtggatgatgaagatgaagaagatggagATCCTGAATATCTTGGCGCTCCAA TGTATGAATCAGAACTGGCACCTGAAGCTTATAAAGAAGCTGCACGACAACACCCACGAGCAGATCCAGTGGTATCCGAGAAGCATGTTGTTCCCACCAGCATCAAACATGAGGTTattgaacaagacaataaggagaCAGTACCTGATAGCCCGAGTAAAACCATAACAGAAACTGTAACAGAGAAGTTAGCACCAGCTTATGCTGCAGTATCTGATGCAACCCACGCTATTGCTTCAAAATTTTCAGGCCTCACTCTAACAAATAGCAACGAGCAAGAATCTGGGAACCAGCACGCAGCGCCAAAAACTGGTCATTTTGCTGAGAGTAATGTGAATAAGTTGGGACAAAATGCTAGCGGCATTAGCAGCCCAGGAAAATGGGACAAAGGTGTTTCAGTAAAAGAGTACTTTGTAGAAAAATTTGAGCCTGGTGAAGGCGAGAGATCACTTTCTCAGATCATAACTGAGGCTATGAGCCCTAGGCAAGCAGCTTCTGGTGATAAAG GTATAGTGGAGAAGATGAAGGGTGCTGTAACTTCATTTATTCGGACTGATGATTCCCCTAAATCAACAGAAAATAGCATCAAATCATCAGCTCCAAACAATCCCATTTCTACAACTGCAACTTTCTCTCCTAAAAGTCCCAGCTTGTCTTCTAAGAACATCGTTATCTCTACTAATGATAATTTGCCTCAAGATAATCCCATCGCTATGCCTCATAAGAGTCCCAACGAAACTGCAGCATCATTATCCCATATTCCTGAGTTCCACAGTGCAAGCTCATCACCTCTCATTCCTATCTCCACCAGTGTTCACGAAG TTGTTGAGGAACAAAGCCATGGAAGAATTCTCCAACCTAATTAA